One window of Corynebacterium accolens genomic DNA carries:
- a CDS encoding DUF2334 domain-containing protein, translating into MTSHLLVSISSIFEDTRKQATSFLSVLDREEIPVSLLIAPHIDGNWHLAKDKDTQQWLKDQAAAGRPLILNGFDQAVQGRRAEFANLNSHEAKLRLAGATRQMAQIGFEPTIFAPPRWRMSPGTLQVLPKFPFEAAASTRGILEVPTGKFHQARNLSFGEGFGSAKWWRKNIIRAAERSAQRGNTVRLSISARNLDDRKVIKDFVKAARRALDAGATPADYSIYLPR; encoded by the coding sequence ATGACTAGCCACCTTCTGGTTTCTATCTCCAGTATTTTTGAGGACACTCGGAAGCAGGCTACAAGCTTCCTGTCGGTTCTGGACCGGGAGGAAATTCCCGTCTCCCTCCTCATCGCCCCGCATATTGATGGCAATTGGCACCTGGCCAAGGACAAAGACACCCAACAGTGGCTGAAAGACCAGGCGGCCGCGGGCCGTCCGCTTATCCTCAATGGCTTTGATCAAGCAGTGCAAGGCCGCCGCGCGGAGTTTGCCAACCTCAATTCACATGAGGCGAAGCTGCGCCTAGCCGGTGCGACCCGGCAGATGGCGCAGATTGGTTTCGAACCCACCATCTTCGCGCCCCCGCGCTGGCGCATGTCTCCCGGAACTTTGCAGGTCCTGCCCAAATTCCCCTTTGAGGCGGCGGCTTCTACACGTGGCATCTTGGAGGTGCCCACCGGGAAATTCCACCAAGCCCGCAACCTTTCTTTTGGTGAGGGATTTGGTTCCGCCAAATGGTGGCGCAAAAACATTATCCGCGCGGCAGAGCGCTCCGCCCAGCGCGGCAATACCGTGCGCCTTTCCATCTCTGCCCGCAACCTGGATGACCGCAAGGTCATTAAGGACTTTGTCAAGGCAGCTCGCCGTGCCCTCGACGCGGGCGCTACTCCCGCTGATTACAGCATTTACCTTCCGCGTTAG
- the purB gene encoding adenylosuccinate lyase, translated as MSHVAEKKNIPNVLSSRYASAELANIWSAEHKIILERKLWIAVMHAQKNLGVDIPAKAISAYEAVIEDVNLESIAERERVTRHDVKARIEEFNALAGYEHIHKGMTSRDLTENVEQLQIHTSLEIIRDKAIAVVSRIGRHAAEYQSLVMAGRSHNVAAQATTLGKRFATAGDEMLLAIERVEDLLSHYPLRGIKGPMGTSQDMLDLMGGSEDKLASLETNIADYLGFRRIFNSVGQVYPRSLDFDAISCLVSLGTAPASLATTIRLMAGNETVTEGFKEGQVGSSAMPHKMNARSCERVTGLQVILRGYLTMAADLAGSQWNEGDVSCSVVRRVALPDAFFAIDGQFETFLTVLDEFGAFPAMIDRELERYLPFLATTRILMAAVRAGVGRETAHEVIKENAVAVALNMRENGGNQDLVQRLAADDRLPMDEAELERVLEDKHAFIGAAESQVSQVLHRIKALVGEHPKAAAYTPGEIL; from the coding sequence ATGAGCCACGTGGCTGAGAAGAAGAATATCCCCAACGTCCTGTCCTCCCGTTATGCTTCTGCGGAGCTTGCCAATATCTGGAGCGCGGAGCATAAAATCATCCTCGAGCGCAAGCTATGGATCGCCGTGATGCACGCCCAGAAGAACCTGGGCGTGGACATCCCCGCCAAGGCCATTAGCGCGTATGAAGCCGTTATCGAGGACGTGAACCTCGAATCCATTGCTGAGCGCGAGCGCGTCACCCGCCACGATGTGAAGGCCCGCATCGAAGAATTCAATGCGCTGGCCGGCTACGAGCACATCCACAAGGGAATGACCAGCCGCGATCTCACCGAGAACGTGGAGCAGCTGCAGATCCACACCTCGCTGGAAATCATCCGCGATAAGGCCATCGCCGTGGTCTCGCGCATTGGCCGTCACGCCGCCGAGTACCAATCCCTAGTTATGGCTGGGCGCTCGCACAACGTGGCCGCGCAGGCCACCACGCTGGGCAAGCGCTTTGCCACCGCCGGTGATGAAATGCTGCTGGCCATCGAGCGCGTGGAAGACTTGCTGTCGCACTACCCGCTGCGCGGCATCAAGGGCCCCATGGGTACCTCGCAGGACATGCTCGATCTCATGGGTGGTTCCGAGGATAAGCTCGCCTCCCTAGAGACCAATATTGCGGATTACCTTGGCTTCCGCCGCATCTTCAACTCCGTGGGCCAGGTGTACCCGCGCTCGCTGGATTTCGATGCCATCTCCTGCCTCGTCTCCCTGGGCACCGCCCCGGCATCGCTTGCCACCACCATCCGCCTGATGGCCGGCAACGAGACCGTCACCGAGGGCTTCAAGGAAGGCCAGGTGGGCTCGTCCGCCATGCCGCACAAGATGAACGCCCGCTCCTGCGAGCGCGTGACCGGCCTGCAGGTCATCCTGCGCGGCTACCTCACCATGGCCGCAGACCTCGCCGGCAGCCAGTGGAACGAGGGCGATGTCTCCTGCTCTGTGGTGCGACGCGTGGCGCTTCCCGATGCCTTCTTTGCCATCGATGGACAATTCGAAACCTTCCTCACCGTGCTCGATGAATTCGGCGCCTTCCCGGCCATGATCGACCGCGAGCTGGAGCGCTACCTGCCCTTCCTCGCCACCACCCGCATTCTCATGGCGGCGGTGCGCGCCGGGGTGGGCCGCGAGACCGCCCACGAGGTCATCAAGGAAAACGCCGTGGCCGTGGCCCTGAACATGCGCGAAAACGGCGGCAACCAGGACCTGGTCCAGCGCCTCGCCGCGGACGACCGCCTGCCCATGGACGAGGCCGAGCTCGAAAGGGTCCTCGAGGATAAGCACGCCTTCATCGGCGCCGCCGAATCCCAGGTCTCCCAGGTCCTGCACCGCATCAAGGCCCTCGTGGGCGAGCACCCCAAGGCCGCCGCTTATACGCCGGGCGAAATCCTTTAG
- a CDS encoding S9 family peptidase: MSDEKTTAPVAPVHPVKREFHGREFVDNYEWLRDKQSQETLDYLNAENDYTAAHTGHLDAMTENIFQEIKSRIKQTDMSVPARRGKYWYYGRSEEGKNYGYSCRIPVEEGSDPWTAPVIPEEGSPEGEEIILDANALAEGKDFFALGAASISDSGRYLAYSVDFAGDERFELSIKDLETGELLEDHLTGIFYGATWAGDGYIFYTTVDDAWRPDAVWRHKVGTEQSADVRVFHEEDEHFNVGIGSARSDKYLFIGVVSKITSEAWVLDTEDPEGEFRPLWTRETGVDYDVDHAVVGSEDYWIVTHNATGPNFAVGYAKVGEELPALRDLPELLAHDDTTRIEGVDTYRDHMVVGYRRGGIGRAAIMRVGDDFGEFEELNFNEELFTVAVAGNPEWDAPVVRVNYVSYIQPAQLFDYRVDTGEYTLLKEQEVPGGYDPDDYVAYRIWSTANDGTKIPVSVVHRSDLDRTKPNPTLLYGYGSYEASMDPYFSASRLSLMDRGMIYAVAHVRGGGEMGRQWYDDGKMLQKKNTFTDFIAVADDLIERRVTNPDQMVAEGGSAGGMLMGAVANMAPDRFTAIQAVVPFVDPLTSMLMPELPLTVPEWEEWGDPYHDPEYYDYMKSYSPYENVEAKDYPDILAITSLNDTRVLYVEPAKWIAQLRATATGGEFLLKTEMVAGHGGVSGRYDKWRQNAFEYAWTINKATGLTE; the protein is encoded by the coding sequence ATGAGTGATGAAAAGACGACCGCACCGGTAGCCCCAGTCCACCCCGTCAAGCGCGAATTTCACGGCCGCGAGTTCGTGGATAATTACGAGTGGCTGCGCGATAAGCAATCGCAGGAAACCCTGGATTACCTCAACGCCGAAAACGATTACACCGCGGCGCATACCGGGCACTTGGATGCGATGACGGAAAATATCTTCCAAGAGATTAAATCCCGCATTAAACAAACCGATATGTCCGTACCGGCCCGCCGCGGTAAGTACTGGTACTACGGACGCTCCGAAGAGGGCAAGAACTACGGCTATTCCTGCCGCATCCCGGTAGAAGAGGGCAGCGATCCGTGGACCGCACCGGTGATTCCGGAAGAAGGCAGCCCAGAGGGCGAAGAAATTATCCTGGACGCCAACGCCCTGGCAGAGGGCAAGGACTTCTTCGCTCTTGGTGCAGCCTCCATCTCAGATTCCGGCCGCTACCTGGCCTATTCCGTGGATTTTGCCGGCGATGAGCGCTTTGAGCTGTCCATTAAGGACCTCGAAACGGGAGAGCTGCTGGAGGATCACCTCACCGGCATTTTCTACGGCGCTACCTGGGCAGGCGATGGCTACATCTTCTACACCACCGTGGATGATGCCTGGCGCCCGGATGCGGTGTGGCGCCATAAGGTAGGCACCGAGCAGTCCGCGGATGTGCGCGTCTTCCACGAGGAAGATGAGCACTTTAATGTGGGCATCGGCAGTGCTCGCTCCGATAAGTACCTCTTCATTGGCGTGGTCTCGAAGATTACCTCGGAAGCTTGGGTGCTGGATACAGAGGACCCCGAGGGCGAATTCCGCCCGCTGTGGACGCGCGAGACCGGCGTGGATTATGACGTAGACCATGCCGTAGTGGGCAGCGAGGACTATTGGATTGTCACCCACAACGCCACCGGCCCGAACTTCGCGGTGGGCTATGCCAAGGTCGGTGAGGAACTTCCCGCCCTGCGCGATCTGCCGGAGCTGCTGGCACACGATGACACCACCCGCATCGAGGGCGTGGATACCTACCGCGACCACATGGTGGTGGGCTATCGCCGCGGCGGCATCGGCAGGGCCGCCATTATGCGCGTGGGCGATGACTTCGGGGAATTCGAAGAACTCAACTTCAACGAGGAGCTTTTTACCGTCGCCGTGGCCGGTAACCCGGAATGGGACGCGCCGGTAGTCCGCGTGAATTACGTGTCCTATATCCAGCCCGCGCAGCTTTTCGATTACCGCGTGGATACCGGCGAGTACACGCTGCTGAAGGAACAAGAAGTCCCCGGCGGCTATGACCCGGATGATTATGTGGCCTACCGCATCTGGTCTACCGCTAATGATGGCACCAAGATCCCGGTCTCCGTGGTGCACCGTTCTGACCTGGACCGCACCAAGCCCAATCCGACGCTGCTGTATGGTTACGGCTCCTATGAGGCCAGCATGGACCCGTACTTCTCCGCGTCCCGGCTTTCGCTGATGGACCGCGGCATGATTTATGCGGTCGCCCACGTGCGCGGCGGCGGCGAGATGGGCCGTCAGTGGTACGACGACGGCAAGATGTTGCAGAAGAAAAATACCTTCACCGATTTCATCGCAGTGGCCGATGATCTCATCGAGCGCCGCGTGACCAACCCGGATCAAATGGTGGCCGAAGGCGGATCCGCCGGCGGTATGCTCATGGGTGCCGTGGCCAATATGGCACCTGACCGCTTTACCGCCATTCAGGCCGTGGTCCCCTTCGTGGATCCGCTGACCTCGATGCTCATGCCGGAGCTTCCCCTCACCGTTCCCGAGTGGGAAGAGTGGGGCGATCCGTACCACGATCCTGAGTACTACGACTACATGAAGTCCTACTCGCCCTACGAGAATGTCGAGGCCAAGGACTATCCGGATATCTTGGCTATCACCTCGCTGAACGATACCCGCGTGCTGTACGTGGAACCGGCAAAGTGGATTGCGCAGCTGCGCGCTACCGCCACCGGGGGCGAATTCCTGCTCAAGACCGAGATGGTGGCCGGCCATGGTGGCGTCTCTGGCCGTTACGATAAGTGGCGCCAAAACGCCTTCGAATACGCCTGGACCATCAATAAGGCCACCGGCCTTACGGAGTAA
- a CDS encoding HIT family protein, whose amino-acid sequence MASVFSKIITGDLPARFVYRDKTCVAFLSIEPLRYGHTLVVPVEEVDKWTDLDPQTWTHLNEVALEIGEAIKNAYDTPRTGYVIAGFDVPHTHIHLFPTEKMEEYDFSKAYAAEDTDDAAMDEAAARIRQHLGTNEDGYRED is encoded by the coding sequence ATGGCTTCTGTATTTAGCAAAATCATCACTGGTGACCTACCCGCCCGCTTTGTCTACCGCGATAAGACCTGCGTGGCTTTCTTATCCATCGAGCCGCTGCGCTACGGCCACACCCTGGTCGTGCCCGTAGAGGAAGTAGATAAGTGGACCGACCTGGATCCACAGACCTGGACGCACCTGAACGAGGTGGCCCTAGAAATCGGTGAGGCCATCAAGAACGCGTACGATACCCCGCGCACCGGCTACGTCATCGCCGGCTTCGATGTGCCGCACACCCACATCCACCTCTTCCCCACCGAGAAGATGGAAGAGTACGACTTTTCCAAGGCCTATGCCGCCGAGGACACCGACGATGCCGCCATGGATGAGGCGGCCGCGCGCATCCGCCAGCACCTGGGCACCAACGAGGACGGCTACCGCGAGGACTAA
- a CDS encoding phosphoribosylaminoimidazolesuccinocarboxamide synthase, producing MRPELSSYTHVASGKVRDIYDVDDTTLLMVVSDRISAYDFALEPAIPDKGRVLTATSKFFFDAIDFPNHLAGPLDDERIPEECLGRAMVVKKLDMLPFECVARGFLTGSGLKEYQADGTVCGIELPAGLVEASRLPEPIFTPATKAEQGDHDENVSFAHVADKLGRERAEELRAATLRIYAKAAQLAEEKGIILADTKFEFGLDEDGTLVLADEVLTPDSSRYWPADSYVEGEVQPSFDKQYVRDWLTSAASGWDKSSETTPPALPDDVVSATRLRYIEAYERLSGERFADFLAPSS from the coding sequence ATGCGTCCTGAGCTTTCTTCTTATACCCATGTAGCCTCTGGCAAGGTCCGCGATATTTACGATGTGGACGACACCACCCTGCTGATGGTGGTCTCTGACCGCATCTCCGCCTACGACTTTGCCTTGGAACCCGCCATCCCGGATAAGGGCCGGGTTCTCACGGCCACCTCGAAGTTTTTCTTCGATGCCATCGATTTTCCCAACCACCTCGCCGGACCGCTCGATGATGAGCGCATTCCGGAAGAGTGCTTGGGTCGCGCCATGGTAGTCAAGAAGCTGGATATGCTGCCCTTCGAGTGCGTGGCGCGCGGTTTCCTTACCGGCTCCGGCTTGAAGGAATACCAGGCAGACGGCACCGTGTGCGGCATCGAGCTGCCCGCAGGCCTTGTCGAGGCCTCCCGCCTGCCCGAGCCCATTTTCACCCCAGCCACCAAGGCTGAGCAGGGCGATCACGATGAGAACGTGTCCTTCGCGCACGTGGCGGACAAGCTCGGCCGCGAGCGCGCCGAAGAGCTGCGCGCGGCCACCTTGCGCATTTACGCCAAGGCCGCCCAGCTTGCAGAAGAGAAGGGCATCATCTTGGCCGATACCAAGTTCGAGTTCGGCCTTGATGAAGACGGCACGCTCGTGCTTGCCGATGAAGTCCTCACCCCCGATTCCTCCCGCTACTGGCCCGCCGATTCCTACGTGGAAGGCGAGGTACAGCCCTCCTTTGATAAGCAGTACGTGCGCGATTGGCTGACTTCTGCTGCCTCCGGCTGGGATAAGTCCTCTGAGACCACCCCGCCCGCGCTTCCCGATGACGTAGTTTCCGCCACCCGCCTGCGCTATATCGAGGCCTACGAACGGCTATCGGGCGAGCGCTTCGCGGACTTCCTCGCGCCAAGTTCCTAG
- the purS gene encoding phosphoribosylformylglycinamidine synthase subunit PurS, with protein MARVVVNVMPKAEILDPQGQAVVRALGRIGVSGVSDVRQGKRFELEVDDSVTAEELDKVAETLLANTVIEDYEVTQLEVK; from the coding sequence ATGGCTCGTGTAGTTGTCAATGTCATGCCCAAGGCGGAAATTCTGGATCCGCAGGGCCAAGCTGTCGTCCGCGCATTGGGTCGCATCGGAGTATCCGGTGTCAGCGATGTGCGCCAAGGAAAGCGCTTCGAACTCGAGGTAGATGACTCCGTTACCGCGGAGGAACTGGATAAGGTGGCAGAAACGCTGCTGGCTAATACCGTCATCGAGGACTACGAGGTTACGCAGCTGGAGGTCAAGTAA
- the purQ gene encoding phosphoribosylformylglycinamidine synthase subunit PurQ has product MTAKIGVITFLGTLDDVDAARAARTAGAEVINLWHADADLRGVDAVVVPGGFSYGDYLRSGAISALAPVMRSVIDRAKEGMPVLGICNGFQILTEAGLLPGALTRNKGLHFHCTDTYLEVEHSTTAWTSEFEKGQKILVPAKHGEGRFQAGDDDIARIEGEGRVVFRYTDNYNGSINGIAGVSDESGRIVGLMPHPEHAIDPLTGPSTDGLGLFVSAIKAVAEAPAV; this is encoded by the coding sequence GTGACCGCAAAAATCGGAGTAATTACCTTCCTCGGCACCCTGGATGATGTGGATGCCGCCCGCGCGGCCCGCACCGCCGGCGCCGAGGTCATTAACCTCTGGCACGCGGATGCTGACCTGCGCGGCGTGGACGCGGTAGTCGTGCCGGGCGGTTTTTCCTATGGTGACTACCTGCGCTCGGGCGCTATTTCGGCGCTCGCCCCCGTCATGCGCAGCGTCATCGACCGCGCCAAGGAGGGAATGCCGGTGCTCGGCATTTGCAATGGTTTCCAAATCTTGACTGAAGCAGGCCTCTTACCGGGCGCATTGACCCGGAATAAGGGCCTGCATTTTCATTGCACCGATACTTACCTGGAGGTGGAGCACTCCACCACGGCCTGGACCAGCGAGTTTGAAAAGGGCCAAAAGATTTTGGTGCCCGCCAAGCACGGTGAGGGCCGTTTCCAGGCAGGCGATGACGATATCGCCCGCATCGAGGGCGAAGGCCGCGTGGTCTTCCGCTATACCGATAATTACAACGGCTCCATCAATGGCATTGCCGGTGTGAGCGATGAGTCCGGCCGGATTGTTGGCCTCATGCCGCACCCCGAGCACGCCATTGACCCGCTGACCGGCCCATCCACCGACGGATTGGGACTTTTCGTATCCGCCATCAAGGCCGTCGCGGAAGCGCCGGCGGTTTAA
- the purD gene encoding phosphoribosylamine--glycine ligase, translating to MRILVIGSGGREHALVKGLHADPQAAEIHVAPGSAAMAPLATLHPEYSQVDDPERMVELAREIAAELVVIGPEVPLVAGVADALRAEGIAVFGPNKDAAQIEGSKAFAKEVMEAAGVKTARAQQLRPGASEADIEAALDNFGPQFVVKDDGLAGGKGVVVTGERAAALAHVDAVLGAGNPVLLESFLDGPEVSLFCLVDGETVVPLLPAQDHKRAYDNDEGPNTGGMGAYTPLPWLGRDDVQRIVDEVCTPVAKEMVRRGTPYSGLLYAGLAWGEEGPAVVEFNCRFGDPETQAVLSLLKSPLAQALNATATGTLAELEPLQWEDGFAITVVMAAEGYPASPRKGDAITGEGLEDPERVLHAGTKRSNGVFQSNGGRVLNVLGKGDTLDAARENAYATAQGIEFAGGFVRGDIGKRAAAGEISI from the coding sequence ATGCGCATTCTCGTAATTGGTTCGGGCGGCCGTGAACACGCCCTCGTGAAAGGACTGCACGCTGATCCACAGGCTGCGGAGATCCACGTCGCGCCGGGCAGCGCGGCCATGGCACCGCTGGCTACCCTGCACCCGGAATACTCCCAGGTAGATGATCCAGAACGCATGGTGGAACTCGCCCGGGAGATCGCTGCCGAGCTCGTGGTCATCGGCCCCGAGGTGCCGCTGGTCGCCGGTGTGGCGGATGCGCTGCGGGCAGAAGGCATCGCCGTGTTCGGGCCGAATAAGGACGCGGCCCAAATTGAAGGCTCCAAGGCCTTTGCCAAGGAAGTCATGGAGGCCGCTGGGGTCAAGACGGCCCGCGCGCAGCAGCTGCGCCCAGGCGCTAGCGAGGCCGATATTGAGGCCGCGCTGGATAATTTCGGGCCGCAGTTCGTGGTCAAGGACGATGGCCTGGCAGGCGGCAAGGGCGTCGTGGTCACCGGCGAGCGCGCCGCCGCCCTCGCCCATGTGGATGCGGTCTTAGGTGCCGGCAACCCCGTGCTCTTGGAATCGTTCCTGGACGGGCCTGAGGTATCGCTATTTTGCCTTGTCGATGGCGAGACCGTCGTGCCGCTGTTGCCCGCCCAGGACCACAAACGCGCCTACGATAACGACGAGGGCCCCAATACCGGCGGCATGGGCGCGTACACACCGCTGCCGTGGCTTGGCAGGGACGACGTGCAGCGCATCGTCGACGAGGTATGTACCCCGGTTGCCAAGGAAATGGTGCGCCGTGGCACCCCCTATTCCGGCCTGCTCTATGCCGGGCTGGCTTGGGGCGAAGAGGGCCCGGCGGTGGTGGAATTTAACTGCCGCTTTGGTGACCCAGAGACCCAAGCGGTGCTCTCACTTCTTAAGTCCCCGCTGGCGCAGGCGCTCAACGCCACCGCCACCGGCACGCTGGCAGAACTCGAGCCGCTGCAGTGGGAGGACGGCTTTGCCATCACCGTGGTCATGGCGGCAGAGGGATACCCCGCTTCTCCCCGCAAGGGCGATGCCATTACGGGCGAGGGCCTCGAGGATCCAGAGCGCGTGCTGCACGCCGGCACGAAGCGCTCCAATGGGGTATTCCAGAGCAATGGTGGCCGCGTGCTCAACGTGCTGGGCAAGGGCGACACGCTAGACGCCGCGCGCGAGAATGCCTACGCCACCGCCCAGGGCATTGAGTTTGCGGGCGGGTTTGTTCGGGGGGACATCGGCAAGCGCGCGGCAGCCGGGGAAATTTCTATCTAG
- a CDS encoding ExeM/NucH family extracellular endonuclease, translated as MALRRLGRVALAAGFSTLSLSVAVPTAMGAPENSTAVISEVYGGGGNKGASFSNDFIELYNPTDAAIDLTGWSVEYFASNGNSGGKITLSGSIAPHGYYLVQGAAGNGQAQALPTPDAEGKVNMSGTKGSVQLADATGNTIDLLGYGAASKFEGSATGALSNDTSASRNAAGADTDDNSADFTVGTPSPTNSGNESPAPQPDGSGGSENLPAPEGITPIAEIQGTGATSPLEGQNVATQGVVTGVWSEGGLNGFTIQTGGTGKEATDASQALFIHMGKKGADKYPSIGDSVEVTGQVSEYYGATQVSASSLKQLDTALEEVTPLAVDELPQGDSAREPFEHMLIQPGTHTVTNNYSLNQYGEVGLAPGDEAFRQPSDVHSPSTDPNSELQKLAKDNAEKLVTLDDGRTRDYLKTDKDTPLPYISQDGGKTIKSLRTTDTVEFQHPVIVDYSHDQWRFQPTEPVTGNTTGADLPISWEDSRPAELHAVDDVKGEYTIGAFNVLNYFTSLGEEYGGSAYTDREGNKVTVNRGKTRGAYTESALQDQERKIVAAINGLDADVIGLSEIEDGYAVTGDFNQRDKALKRLTEKLNEAAGSEKWAFVPSPSKDQVPERPDVIRTAFIYHKDVVKPVGESRIFQDPRFSGTAREPLAQEFQPLKSDDESFVAVANHFKSKGSVAKGDEDSGDGQGNNPNVRNAQAQAVLDALHKQDDWKDKPLFALGDFNTYTHETALDVFRNDGFTVPAEKYGADTSYQFGGLLGTLDHVLANEVASGALADAQVWNINADEPVAFEYSRRNYNVVDFYDDSPFRASDHDPVKVGFTLGEDESTDAPSGDDQDDDNTDGPGFGFGSSSLGTGAIIGFAILAGLLAIPGFMAATGNLQKIIPAGIWGLLPQQAKDFINGLSK; from the coding sequence ATGGCTCTTCGCCGCCTTGGCAGGGTAGCCCTCGCTGCCGGTTTTTCCACCCTCTCCCTATCCGTCGCGGTGCCTACCGCCATGGGCGCCCCGGAAAATTCAACCGCGGTCATCTCTGAGGTCTACGGCGGTGGCGGAAACAAGGGCGCGAGCTTTTCCAATGATTTCATCGAGCTTTATAACCCCACCGATGCCGCGATCGATCTCACCGGCTGGTCCGTGGAGTACTTTGCCTCCAACGGCAATAGCGGCGGCAAGATAACCCTGTCTGGCTCCATCGCTCCCCACGGTTATTACCTGGTGCAGGGCGCTGCCGGCAATGGCCAAGCCCAGGCTCTTCCCACCCCGGATGCGGAAGGCAAGGTCAATATGTCCGGCACGAAGGGCTCGGTGCAGCTTGCCGATGCCACCGGCAACACCATTGACCTCCTAGGTTACGGCGCCGCCTCTAAATTTGAAGGCTCTGCCACCGGCGCACTATCCAATGACACCTCCGCTTCCCGCAACGCGGCGGGCGCCGATACCGATGACAACTCCGCGGACTTCACCGTCGGCACGCCTTCTCCTACCAATTCCGGCAACGAGTCCCCGGCCCCACAGCCGGATGGCTCGGGTGGCTCCGAGAACCTCCCTGCTCCCGAAGGCATAACCCCGATTGCTGAAATCCAGGGCACCGGCGCTACCTCCCCGCTCGAGGGCCAAAACGTTGCTACCCAGGGCGTTGTCACCGGCGTGTGGAGCGAGGGCGGCTTAAACGGCTTTACCATCCAGACCGGCGGCACCGGCAAAGAAGCCACCGATGCCTCCCAGGCGCTATTTATCCACATGGGTAAAAAGGGCGCCGATAAATACCCCAGCATCGGCGACTCCGTCGAGGTCACCGGCCAGGTCTCCGAGTATTACGGCGCTACCCAGGTCAGCGCTTCTTCCCTCAAGCAGCTCGATACCGCGCTGGAGGAGGTCACCCCGCTCGCCGTGGACGAGCTGCCCCAAGGCGATTCCGCCCGCGAGCCCTTTGAGCACATGCTCATCCAGCCCGGCACGCACACCGTGACCAATAACTACTCGCTCAACCAATACGGCGAGGTCGGCCTCGCCCCGGGCGATGAGGCCTTCCGCCAGCCTTCCGATGTCCACTCCCCTTCCACCGACCCCAATTCCGAGCTGCAAAAACTGGCCAAGGATAACGCAGAAAAGCTCGTCACCCTGGATGATGGCCGCACCCGCGATTACCTGAAGACGGATAAGGACACCCCGCTGCCGTATATCTCCCAAGACGGTGGAAAGACCATCAAGTCCCTGCGCACCACCGATACGGTCGAATTCCAGCATCCGGTCATCGTGGACTATTCCCACGATCAGTGGCGCTTCCAACCCACAGAACCGGTCACCGGTAATACGACCGGAGCCGATCTCCCCATTTCCTGGGAGGATTCCCGCCCCGCCGAGCTGCACGCCGTCGATGACGTCAAGGGCGAATACACCATCGGCGCATTCAACGTGCTGAACTACTTTACTTCCTTGGGCGAGGAATACGGCGGCAGCGCTTATACCGACCGCGAAGGCAATAAGGTCACCGTCAACCGCGGCAAGACCCGCGGCGCCTACACCGAATCCGCATTGCAGGACCAAGAACGCAAGATCGTCGCCGCCATCAATGGCCTGGATGCCGATGTCATTGGCCTTTCCGAAATCGAAGATGGCTACGCCGTCACCGGGGACTTTAACCAGCGCGATAAGGCGCTGAAGCGCCTGACCGAAAAACTCAACGAGGCCGCGGGCTCAGAAAAGTGGGCCTTCGTTCCCTCCCCTTCCAAGGATCAGGTTCCTGAGCGCCCCGATGTCATCCGCACCGCGTTTATCTATCACAAGGACGTGGTCAAGCCCGTAGGCGAATCCCGCATCTTCCAGGATCCGCGCTTTTCCGGCACCGCCCGCGAGCCGTTGGCTCAGGAATTCCAACCGCTCAAAAGCGATGACGAGTCCTTCGTCGCCGTGGCCAACCACTTCAAGTCCAAGGGCTCGGTGGCTAAGGGCGATGAAGATTCCGGCGATGGCCAGGGCAATAACCCCAACGTCCGCAATGCCCAGGCCCAAGCCGTACTCGATGCCCTGCACAAACAGGACGATTGGAAGGATAAGCCGCTATTCGCCCTGGGTGATTTCAATACCTACACCCACGAAACCGCGCTCGATGTCTTCCGCAATGATGGCTTTACCGTGCCTGCCGAAAAGTACGGCGCCGATACCTCCTACCAGTTCGGCGGCCTGCTCGGCACCTTAGACCACGTCCTGGCCAATGAGGTTGCTTCGGGCGCGCTTGCCGATGCCCAAGTGTGGAACATCAACGCCGACGAACCCGTCGCCTTTGAGTACTCCCGCCGCAACTACAATGTCGTGGATTTCTACGACGATTCCCCCTTCCGCGCCTCTGACCACGACCCCGTCAAGGTCGGTTTCACGCTCGGCGAGGATGAATCCACCGACGCCCCAAGCGGCGACGACCAGGACGACGACAACACCGATGGCCCAGGCTTCGGATTCGGCTCTAGCTCACTTGGCACCGGCGCCATTATCGGCTTCGCCATCCTAGCTGGCCTTCTCGCTATCCCCGGTTTCATGGCGGCCACCGGCAACCTGCAGAAGATCATCCCCGCTGGAATCTGGGGCTTGCTCCCGCAGCAGGCTAAGGACTTCATTAACGGCCTAAGCAAGTAG